A genomic window from Punica granatum isolate Tunisia-2019 chromosome 2, ASM765513v2, whole genome shotgun sequence includes:
- the LOC116198070 gene encoding uncharacterized protein LOC116198070 codes for MSSVGTSKGVLEIAKFGLYVTVPVVLMYVFANNSKNLQKLMGNKSYIVYPPKAERPPSPEELREMAREMARKRNSGM; via the exons ATGTCGTCGGTGGGAACTTCGAAGGGGGTTCTGGAGATCGCCAAGTTCGGGCTGTACGTCACCGTTCCTGTCGTCCTCATGTATGTCTTCGCCAACAACTCCAAGAACCTCCAGAAATTAATGGGCAAT AAATCTTATATCGTGTACCCCCCTAAGGCTGAGAGGCCTCCATCACCGGAAGAACTGAGGGAGATGGCCCGAGAGATGGCTCGTAAGAGAAATTCCGGAATGTAA
- the LOC116197021 gene encoding 3-ketoacyl-CoA synthase 11-like: MAEEKKVARNEESAGSISVGRSRPERRDGKNKLPNFLLSVRLKYVKLGYHYLISNAMYLLLVPLLGVASAHLSTLTLDDLINLWNNLRFNLVTVVLCSALMVFLATVYFMTRPRTVYLVDFSCYKPEPARKCTREMFMERSELTGTFTEHNLGFQRKIVERSGLGQDTYLPEAVLRVPPNPCMAEARKEAEVVMFGAIDQLLAKTGVKAKDIGILVVNCSLFNPTPSLSAMIVNHYKLRGNILSYNLGGMGCSAGLISIDLAKQLLQVQPNSYALVVSMENITLNWYFGNERSMLVSNCLFRMGGAAILLSNRSSDRRHSKYQLIHTVRTHKGADDKCYSCVFQQEDETKRIGVALSKDLMAVAGEALKTNITTLGPLVLPMSEQLLFFATLVARKVFKMKIKPYIPDFKLAFEHFCIHAGGRAVLDELEKNLELTDWHMEPSRMTLYRFGNTSSSSLWYELAYSEAKGRIMKGDRTWQIAFGSGFKCNSAVWEALRTINPAKEKNPWMDEIDGFPVPVPNVASINGSK, translated from the exons ATGGCCGAGGAGAAGAAGGTGGCACGGAATGAGGAATCTGCAGGGTCCATTTCAGTTGGTCGATCCCGGCCCGAAAGACGCGATGGCAAGAACAAGCTCCCGAACTTCCTCCTCTCGGTCCGGCTCAAGTATGTGAAGCTGGGCTACCACTACCTCATCTCAAACGCCATGTACCTACTGCTCGTGCCGCTTCTCGGGGTAGCCTCGGCCCACCTGTCGACCCTGACCTTGGACGACTTGATCAACCTGTGGAACAACCTCCGGTTCAACCTCGTGACCGTGGTGCTTTGCTCGGCCCTGATGGTGTTCCTAGCCACGGTTTACTTCATGACCCGGCCGAGGACTGTTTACCTCGTGGACTTCTCGTGCTACAAGCCCGAGCCAGCCAGGAAGTGCACGAGGGAGATGTTCATGGAGCGGTCCGAGCTCACCGGCACGTTCACCGAGCACAACCTAGGGTTCCAGAGGAAGATCGTTGAGCGGTCGGGGCTGGGGCAGGACACCTACCTCCCCGAGGCGGTGCTTCGTGTCCCACCTAACCCGTGCATGGCCGAGGCCAGGAAGGAGGCCGAGGTGGTCATGTTCGGGGCAATTGACCAGCTCCTCGCTAAGACCGGAGTCAAGGCCAAGGACATAGGGATCTTGGTGGTGAACTGTAGCCTGTTCAACCCGACGCCATCACTTTCCGCCATGATCGTAAATCACTACAAGCTCAGAGGCAACATTCTCAGCTACAACCTCGGCGGGATGGGATGCAGCGCTGGGCTTATCTCCATCGATCTTGCGAAACAGCTTTTACAG GTTCAACCCAACTCCTATGCCCTTGTCGTGAGCATGGAGAACATCACTCTCAACTGGTACTTTGGAAACGAGCGGTCGATGCTTGTTTCGAATTGCCTCTTCAGAATGGGCGGTGCTGCCATTCTTCTCTCGAACCGCTCCTCAGATCGCCGCCACTCCAAGTACCAGCTCATCCATACCGTGCGCACCCACAAGGGCGCTGACGACAAATGCTACAGCTGCGTCTTCCAACAAGAGGATGAAACCAAAAGGATTGGTGTCGCCCTTTCAAAGGACCTCATGGCAGTGGCAGGAGAAGCCCTGAAGACCAATATCACGACCTTGGGGCCGCTAGTCCTCCCAATGTCCGAGCAACTCCTCTTTTTTGCGACGCTAGTTGCAAGGAAAGTCTTCAAGATGAAGATAAAGCCTTACATTCCCGATTTCAAGCTCGCATTTGAGCACTTCTGTATCCATGCCGGTGGGAGGGCGGTTTTGGATGAGCTTGAGAAGAACCTCGAGCTCACTGACTGGCACATGGAACCTTCGAGGATGACCCTCTATAGGTTCGGGAACACATCGAGCAGTTCCCTATGGTATGAACTGGCTTATTCCGAGGCTAAGGGAAGGATTATGAAAGGTGACCGGACGTGGCAGATTGCATTCGGGTCTGGATTTAAGTGTAACAGTGCAGTTTGGGAGGCGCTGAGGACCATCAATCCGGCCAAGGAGAAGAACCCTTGGATGGATGAGATCGATGGGTTCCCAGTTCCAGTGCCAAATGTTGCATCCATCAATGGTTCTAAATGA
- the LOC116197065 gene encoding GDP-mannose 3,5-epimerase 2, translating to MGSAGGESIYGEYTYAQLEREPYWPSEKLRISITGAGGFIGSHIARRLKSEGHYIIASDWKKNEHMTEDMFCHEFHLVDLRVMDNCLKVTSGVDHVFNLAADMGGMGFIQSNHSVIFYNNTMISFNMLEAARINGVKRFFYASSACIYPEFKQLETNVSLKESDAWPAEPQDAYGLEKLATEELCKHYTKDFGIECRIGRFHNIYGPFGTWKGGREKAPAAFCRKAITSTDKFEMWGDGLQTRSFTFIDECVEGVLRLTKSDFREPVNIGSDEMVSMNGMAEIVLSFEDKNLPIHHIPGPEGVRGRNSDNTLIKEKLGWAPSMKLRDGLRFTYFWIKEQIEKEKAEGFDLSVYGSSKVVGTQAPVQLGSLRAADGKEKL from the exons ATGGGAAGCGCTGGTGGTGAGAGCATCTATGGTGAGTACACCTACGCACAGCTCGAGAGGGAGCCTTACTGGCCTTCAGAGAAGCTCCGCATCTCCATCACTGGTGCTGGAGGCTTCATTGGGTCCCATATCGCCCGTAGACTCAAGAGTGAGGGCCACTACATCATTGCCTCGGACTGGAAGAAGAATGAGCACATGACAGAGGACATGTTCTGCCATGAGTTCCACCTCGTGGACCTTAGGGTTATGGATAACTGCCTGAAGGTCACCTCTGGCGTCGACCACGTGTTCAACCTTGCAGCTGACATGGGAGGCATGGGATTCATTCAGTCGAACCACTCTGTTATCTTCTATAACAACACGATGATCAGCTTCAACATGCTCGAGGCTGCTAGGATCAATGGTGTCAAGAG GTTCTTCTATGCTTCAAGTGCTTGCATTTACCCTGAATTCAAGCAGTTGGAGACCAATGTTAGCCTGAAGGAGTCCGACGCATGGCCTGCAGAG CCTCAAGATGCTTATGGGTTGGAGAAGCTCGCGACTGAGGAGCTGTGCAAGCACTACACGAAGGACTTTGGGATTGAGTGCCGTATTGGACGGTTCCACAACATCTACGGACCCTTCGGTACATGGAAGG GTGGCAGGGAGAAGGCCCCGGCTGCTTTCTGCAGAAAAGCCATCACTTCGACCGATAAGTTCGAGATGTGGGGCGATGGGCTGCAAACCCGTTCGTTCACTTTCATTGATGAATGTGTTGAGGGTGTCCTCAG ACTGACAAAATCCGACTTCAGAGAGCCGGTGAATATTGGAAGTGATGAGATGGTCAGCATGAACGGGATGGCTGAGATAGTCCTGAGCTTTGAGGACAAGAACCTTCCTATCCACCACATTCCTGGTCCAGAAGGTGTGCGTGGTCGGAATTCTGACAACACCCTCATCAAGGAGAAGCTTGGATGGGCCCCCTCAATGAAATTGAGG GATGGGCTGAGGTTCACCTACTTCTGGATAAAGGAGCAGATCGAGAAGGAGAAGGCTGAGGGCTTCGATCTCTCAGTCTATGGGTCATCCAAGGTGGTGGGCACTCAAGCGCCTGTTCAGCTCGGTTCCCTCCGTGCTGCTGATGGCAAGGAAAAGCTATGA